Proteins encoded in a region of the Aliivibrio fischeri ATCC 7744 = JCM 18803 = DSM 507 genome:
- a CDS encoding ABC transporter ATP-binding protein, whose translation MNPIITVSGVSKHYPDSNQAQQALDNISFTLSSGQVLGLLGHNGAGKSTLINALLGAHRYSGNIEINGLDPIENHAELMKHLAYISDVNVLPEWMTIKQILTYTSGVHPCFDINKALSVLEKTNIKLSSKIGSLSKGMKVQVHLALVIATNVKVLILDEPTLGLDLLYRDSFYSNLMEWFNQGDRCLIIASHEVSEIEKLLTDVLILKQGNCVKFDTMQNIPQGTLADLFITLQKETV comes from the coding sequence ATGAATCCTATTATTACAGTGAGTGGTGTATCTAAACACTACCCTGACTCGAATCAAGCTCAACAAGCTCTTGATAATATCAGCTTCACTTTATCTTCTGGTCAAGTATTAGGCCTACTTGGACACAATGGTGCAGGAAAATCGACGCTTATCAATGCGCTTTTAGGTGCACATCGTTATAGCGGCAATATTGAAATAAATGGTTTAGATCCAATCGAAAATCACGCAGAGCTAATGAAGCATTTAGCGTATATCTCAGATGTAAATGTGTTGCCTGAATGGATGACAATAAAACAAATCTTAACATACACATCAGGCGTTCATCCTTGTTTTGATATTAATAAAGCATTGTCGGTATTAGAAAAAACCAACATTAAATTGAGTAGTAAAATTGGTAGTTTATCTAAAGGGATGAAAGTCCAAGTTCATTTAGCTCTTGTTATCGCCACCAATGTAAAAGTGCTCATTCTGGATGAACCCACTCTCGGCTTAGATTTGTTATATCGAGATAGCTTTTATAGCAACTTAATGGAATGGTTTAATCAAGGTGATAGATGCTTAATCATCGCAAGCCATGAGGTCAGTGAAATTGAAAAACTACTCACTGATGTTCTGATTCTAAAACAAGGAAATTGTGTCAAATTCGACACGATGCAGAATATCCCTCAGGGAACGCTCGCTGATCTGTTTATCACTTTACAAAAGGAGACAGTGTAA
- a CDS encoding RecX family transcriptional regulator, with product MFTQRPIKQAKTIENVYGSAFYHLEAKDRTIDELRKKLEAKTDNQEWIETVLSDLIGRGYLKSDKDFAINFAEMAFNSAKGSQFILFKLKEKGIHELDANEAIDYLINRDEICEFTILNNRLSHMALDSYSSDKLYSTLMKYGFKSSDVREVIKSHPIASTLPSKMQIKADKADIVKEIEKLARKLKGKTAIKRELKQKLIDISNFDEEIEKLEKDGSIDFYENCQLRLDKKRFDLSNSKEKSKAYSYLYSYGFSSDEIKETLQE from the coding sequence ATGTTTACCCAACGTCCTATTAAGCAAGCAAAAACGATTGAAAACGTCTATGGAAGTGCGTTTTATCACCTCGAAGCAAAAGATCGCACGATTGATGAATTGAGAAAAAAGCTAGAAGCAAAAACGGATAATCAAGAATGGATTGAGACGGTTTTATCGGATCTTATTGGCCGAGGCTACCTTAAATCAGATAAGGATTTTGCTATTAATTTTGCTGAAATGGCATTCAATTCAGCGAAAGGCAGCCAATTTATTTTATTTAAATTAAAAGAAAAAGGGATTCACGAGTTAGATGCAAATGAAGCGATTGATTATTTGATTAATCGTGATGAAATTTGCGAATTTACTATATTGAACAATCGTTTAAGTCATATGGCGTTAGATTCATATTCAAGCGATAAGCTATATTCAACCTTAATGAAATACGGTTTTAAATCCTCTGATGTGCGAGAAGTCATTAAGTCTCATCCTATTGCATCAACGCTTCCTTCTAAAATGCAAATCAAAGCAGATAAAGCTGATATCGTTAAAGAAATAGAAAAGTTGGCTCGTAAGCTAAAAGGAAAAACCGCAATTAAACGAGAGCTTAAACAAAAGCTGATTGATATTTCAAATTTTGATGAAGAAATTGAAAAATTAGAAAAGGATGGCTCTATAGATTTCTATGAAAACTGTCAACTACGATTAGATAAAAAACGTTTTGATTTGAGCAATTCAAAAGAGAAGAGTAAAGCTTATTCTTATTTGTATTCTTATGGATTCAGTTCTGATGAGATAAAAGAAACCTTACAAGAATGA